In one Alkalinema sp. FACHB-956 genomic region, the following are encoded:
- a CDS encoding sodium-dependent bicarbonate transport family permease produces the protein MDTSLLLFNILNPPVLFFFSGVLAKLVKSDLEIPAPLPKLFSLYLLMAIGFKGGYEIAESGFTNEIALTLATSVAMACLIPIYSFFILRLRLDVYNAAAIAAAYGSISAVTFVTAGSFLNKLGIDFGGHMVAALALMESPAIIVGLLLVRMHATKPQGSESMSWKELLREAFLNGSVFLLMCSLVVGLLTGEAGWSKMKPFVEDLFYGALAFFLLDMGLVSAKRLSDLRKAGSFVIAFSVFMPVFNAVLGILIARFLGMTLGNALLFSVLCASASYIAVPAAMRMSVPEANPSIYISMALALTFPFNIVVGIPVYLEIIKQIWGV, from the coding sequence GTGGACACAAGTTTGTTGCTGTTCAACATTCTTAACCCGCCTGTCTTGTTCTTTTTCTCGGGGGTGCTGGCCAAGCTGGTGAAGTCGGATCTCGAAATCCCTGCACCCTTGCCGAAGCTATTTTCACTCTATCTACTCATGGCGATCGGCTTCAAAGGCGGCTACGAAATTGCGGAAAGTGGCTTTACTAACGAAATTGCCCTAACCTTGGCAACCTCCGTGGCCATGGCCTGCCTGATCCCAATCTACTCGTTTTTCATTCTGCGGCTCAGGTTAGATGTTTACAATGCAGCGGCGATCGCGGCAGCCTACGGATCCATTAGTGCGGTTACGTTTGTCACTGCAGGCTCCTTTTTGAACAAATTGGGCATCGACTTTGGCGGCCATATGGTTGCAGCCCTTGCCTTAATGGAATCTCCCGCAATTATTGTTGGGCTGCTGCTCGTTCGGATGCATGCGACTAAACCACAGGGATCGGAGTCGATGTCTTGGAAGGAACTCCTGCGGGAAGCTTTTCTAAATGGGTCCGTTTTCCTGCTGATGTGTAGCTTAGTGGTCGGCTTGCTGACTGGGGAAGCGGGCTGGAGCAAGATGAAACCTTTTGTGGAAGATTTATTTTACGGGGCTTTGGCCTTTTTTCTACTGGATATGGGGCTCGTTTCCGCAAAGCGCCTGAGTGATCTGCGCAAAGCCGGGTCCTTCGTGATTGCCTTCTCTGTTTTTATGCCAGTCTTCAATGCAGTCCTAGGAATTTTGATTGCCCGTTTCTTGGGAATGACCTTAGGGAATGCACTGTTATTTTCAGTACTTTGTGCCAGTGCATCCTATATTGCCGTTCCCGCCGCTATGCGGATGTCGGTACCGGAGGCCAATCCCAGCATTTACATTTCCATGGCTTTGGCCTTAACCTTCCCCTTTAACATTGTGGTAGGAATTCCCGTTTATCTAGAGATCATTAAACAGATTTGGGGAGTATAA
- a CDS encoding transcriptional regulator, with translation MTTPEIKQGTKPVKRIEIVVPAVELRKILKVLDRIGVGYSIFRNVMGRGDCGQSVDDFDLGTDLANDYILTLCDRDQEEKIVEGIRPLLERYGGVCWTSDANWVIHTLSC, from the coding sequence ATGACAACGCCGGAAATCAAACAGGGAACTAAACCGGTCAAGCGAATTGAAATTGTTGTGCCAGCCGTTGAGCTACGCAAGATTTTAAAAGTGCTCGATCGTATTGGGGTCGGTTACAGCATTTTTCGCAATGTTATGGGCCGGGGGGATTGTGGTCAGTCGGTGGATGATTTTGACCTAGGCACCGATTTAGCCAATGATTACATCCTGACCCTTTGCGATCGCGATCAGGAAGAGAAGATTGTGGAGGGAATTCGACCACTCCTAGAACGCTATGGTGGGGTCTGCTGGACTTCCGATGCCAACTGGGTCATCCATACGCTGTCTTGCTAG
- the hpsU gene encoding hormogonium polysaccharide biosynthesis acetyltransferase HpsU: MAEETAQPVELVPLEMPAWVDLRTYDQSWFDRGRPSWFILLWWLVQAIAFPLSLHSASGFRCWVLRCFGAKIGKGVLIRPTARLTYPWKVEIGDYSWIGDDVVLYSLDTIRVGNHCVISQKSYLCTGSHDMTDRSFGLQTAEITIGNGSWIAADCFIAPGVTIGANTVVGARSNVFTSLPSQQVCWGSPCRPRYRRVMNDPNATEKRN, encoded by the coding sequence ATGGCAGAAGAGACAGCCCAGCCCGTCGAGCTTGTTCCACTCGAAATGCCTGCTTGGGTTGATCTGCGCACCTATGATCAATCTTGGTTCGATCGCGGGCGACCAAGCTGGTTTATTTTGCTGTGGTGGCTGGTGCAGGCGATCGCGTTTCCCCTCAGTTTACATTCTGCCAGTGGATTTCGTTGCTGGGTTCTGCGTTGCTTTGGGGCCAAAATTGGGAAAGGGGTGTTAATTCGGCCCACAGCCCGATTGACCTATCCCTGGAAGGTGGAAATTGGTGACTATAGTTGGATTGGCGATGATGTTGTTTTGTACAGCTTAGATACCATTCGCGTTGGCAATCACTGTGTCATTTCCCAAAAAAGTTACCTTTGTACAGGGAGCCATGATATGACCGATCGTAGTTTTGGTTTACAAACCGCAGAAATTACGATCGGGAACGGGAGTTGGATTGCAGCGGATTGCTTTATTGCTCCGGGGGTGACGATCGGGGCAAATACTGTGGTTGGAGCTCGCAGCAACGTTTTCACTTCCCTGCCGAGTCAGCAAGTGTGTTGGGGCAGCCCCTGCCGCCCTCGTTATCGACGGGTGATGAATGACCCAAACGCAACTGAAAAACGTAACTAA
- a CDS encoding glycosyltransferase family 2 protein: MTHAKTPSNSSKIPVSVLIPARNEEANLPACLQSVARADEVFVVDSQSSDRSVEIAESYGAQVVQFQFNGRYPKKKNWSLENLPFRNPWVLIVDCDERITPELWEEIAEAIQNPAFQGYYLNRKVFFLGKWIRYGGKYPDWNLRLFQHAQGRYENLGTEGMRNTGDNEVHEHVVLQGEVGYLKNDMLHIDFRDIYHWLERHNRYSNWEAQVYYNLRNGKDHAGTIGANLFGGAVQRKRFLKKIWVRLPFRPLLRFILFYILRLGFLDGQAGYTYARLLSQYEYQIGVKLFELEQLGGVLNQTDTLTDRMTLSPVPQPEA; the protein is encoded by the coding sequence ATGACCCACGCCAAAACTCCGTCTAATTCATCCAAAATTCCTGTTTCTGTCCTGATCCCGGCCCGGAACGAAGAAGCCAACTTACCGGCTTGTTTGCAAAGTGTGGCGCGGGCGGATGAAGTCTTTGTTGTGGATTCGCAAAGCAGCGATCGGAGCGTTGAAATTGCGGAAAGCTATGGCGCTCAGGTGGTGCAATTCCAGTTCAATGGGCGCTATCCCAAAAAGAAAAATTGGTCCTTGGAAAATCTACCTTTTCGCAATCCCTGGGTGTTGATTGTGGATTGTGATGAGCGGATCACCCCGGAATTGTGGGAAGAAATTGCTGAAGCCATCCAGAATCCAGCGTTTCAAGGCTATTACCTCAACCGTAAAGTCTTTTTCCTGGGTAAGTGGATTCGCTATGGCGGGAAATATCCTGACTGGAATCTTCGCCTGTTCCAACATGCCCAAGGTCGCTACGAAAACCTAGGGACTGAAGGAATGCGCAATACGGGGGACAACGAAGTCCACGAGCACGTTGTGTTGCAGGGGGAAGTGGGCTATCTGAAAAATGACATGCTCCACATTGACTTCCGGGATATTTACCATTGGTTAGAGCGCCACAACCGCTACTCCAATTGGGAAGCTCAAGTGTATTACAATTTGCGCAATGGCAAGGATCACGCAGGCACGATCGGGGCCAATTTGTTTGGGGGAGCCGTTCAGCGCAAGCGTTTTCTTAAAAAGATCTGGGTGCGCTTACCCTTCAGACCTTTGCTGCGGTTCATTTTGTTCTATATCCTACGGTTAGGATTTCTAGACGGGCAAGCAGGCTATACCTATGCCCGCTTGCTCAGCCAGTATGAATATCAGATTGGCGTTAAGCTATTTGAATTGGAGCAATTGGGAGGCGTTTTGAATCAAACCGATACGCTCACAGATCGGATGACATTATCGCCTGTGCCCCAACCCGAAGCTTAG
- a CDS encoding WcaI family glycosyltransferase, with product MRILIYAYNYYPEPIGIAPLMTELAEGLVSKGHEVRVVTGMPNYPQRQIYEGYRNKLYLTEERNGVTIQRSYIWVKPRPSLLDRILLDGSFVLTSFVQALRGWRPDVILLTVPPLPVCVPATVLGWIYNAPVVLNVQDILPEAAVHLGLLRNQPLIKVLEKLEKFAYRSAHTISVIADGFIDNLVGKGVSASKITCIPNWVDTQFIRPLPKTNNAFRKAHGLEDKFVVMYSGNIALTQGLETVIQAAAQLKHQSEIVFVIVGESKAIAKLQELCNHYGTDNVKLLPFQPREKLPEMLSAADVGLIVQKRNVVSFNMPSKTQVLLASGRAVVASVPSTGSAAKAIEKSHGGVVVEPENAEALANTLFQLYQNPQLVETLGHQGRQFALERYSFEQALNQYEALFKQATARSTIKEADLVETYTLSPEKSGS from the coding sequence ATGCGAATTTTGATCTACGCCTACAACTATTACCCGGAGCCGATCGGGATTGCCCCATTGATGACAGAGTTGGCGGAAGGGCTTGTGAGCAAGGGGCATGAAGTTCGAGTAGTGACTGGTATGCCCAACTATCCCCAACGCCAAATTTACGAGGGATACCGCAACAAGCTTTACCTGACTGAAGAACGCAACGGGGTCACCATTCAACGCAGCTATATTTGGGTCAAGCCTCGTCCAAGTCTCCTCGATCGCATTCTTCTTGATGGCAGTTTTGTGCTCACAAGTTTTGTGCAAGCGTTGCGAGGGTGGCGACCGGATGTCATTCTTTTAACCGTTCCCCCCTTACCCGTGTGTGTGCCTGCGACGGTACTGGGATGGATTTATAATGCGCCAGTCGTGCTGAACGTGCAAGATATTTTACCGGAAGCGGCGGTTCACTTGGGATTACTGCGCAATCAACCGCTGATTAAGGTGTTAGAAAAACTTGAAAAATTCGCCTATCGATCGGCCCATACGATCAGCGTCATTGCGGATGGCTTTATTGATAATCTGGTCGGCAAAGGCGTATCAGCCAGCAAAATTACCTGCATTCCCAATTGGGTCGATACGCAGTTTATTCGTCCCCTTCCCAAAACTAATAATGCGTTTCGCAAAGCCCATGGCCTCGAAGACAAGTTTGTGGTCATGTATTCCGGCAATATAGCCCTCACCCAAGGGCTGGAAACGGTTATTCAAGCAGCCGCCCAACTCAAACATCAGAGCGAGATTGTGTTTGTGATTGTGGGCGAATCGAAGGCGATCGCAAAATTACAGGAATTGTGCAATCATTACGGGACGGATAACGTTAAACTACTCCCCTTCCAACCTCGGGAGAAATTACCCGAAATGTTATCTGCGGCAGATGTGGGTTTAATTGTGCAAAAGCGCAATGTCGTTTCGTTTAATATGCCATCCAAGACCCAAGTTTTACTGGCCAGTGGTCGAGCGGTTGTGGCGTCGGTTCCCAGCACAGGTAGCGCAGCAAAGGCGATCGAAAAAAGTCACGGTGGCGTGGTCGTTGAGCCGGAAAATGCAGAAGCCCTTGCCAATACTTTGTTCCAGCTCTATCAGAATCCACAATTGGTCGAAACACTAGGACACCAGGGCCGACAATTTGCCCTTGAACGCTATTCCTTTGAACAAGCGCTCAATCAATACGAAGCACTCTTTAAGCAAGCAACGGCGCGATCGACCATTAAGGAAGCCGACTTAGTGGAAACCTACACCCTCAGCCCTGAGAAGTCAGGCAGCTAG
- a CDS encoding NAD(P)-dependent oxidoreductase: MQLGIFGTGLMGLPMAQRLLEVGHSVIAYNRTAEKVVPLQQAGAQIAPSPQAAIADADYLILMLTDAAAIHATLLTPENRPGLAGKTVIQMGTIAPADSLEIRDQILSIGGDYLEAPVLGSIPEAQKGTLLVMVGAEPQSFDRCLPILQALGASPRLIGPVGSASTLKLALNQLIGSLTSAFALSLALVQQTGGDVSAFMDILRQSALYAPTFDKKLQRMLDGNYDNPNFPTKHLLKDMNLVIETARSQQLSVEAMAGVQQILQTAIEQGWADKDYSAIFAAIHHSPSSSRV, translated from the coding sequence ATGCAACTGGGAATTTTTGGGACAGGCTTGATGGGATTACCGATGGCCCAGCGTTTGCTAGAAGTTGGACATTCGGTAATTGCCTACAATCGCACTGCGGAAAAGGTCGTGCCGTTGCAGCAAGCGGGTGCCCAAATTGCCCCGTCTCCCCAAGCAGCGATCGCCGATGCGGATTACCTAATTTTAATGCTGACGGATGCAGCGGCCATCCATGCCACATTACTGACCCCCGAAAATCGTCCCGGTTTGGCGGGCAAAACCGTGATTCAAATGGGCACGATCGCCCCAGCGGATAGCTTAGAAATTCGGGATCAAATTTTGTCCATCGGGGGAGATTACCTAGAAGCCCCCGTATTAGGCAGCATTCCGGAAGCCCAAAAGGGTACGCTGCTGGTCATGGTGGGGGCGGAACCCCAATCCTTTGATCGCTGCCTACCCATCCTGCAAGCCCTGGGGGCATCCCCTCGGCTAATTGGCCCCGTCGGCAGCGCTTCCACCCTCAAACTGGCATTGAATCAGTTGATTGGCTCATTAACCTCCGCCTTTGCGCTGAGTTTAGCCTTGGTTCAACAGACGGGGGGAGATGTGTCAGCCTTTATGGATATCCTGCGGCAGAGCGCCCTCTATGCGCCTACGTTTGATAAAAAGCTCCAACGAATGCTGGACGGGAATTATGACAATCCAAACTTCCCCACCAAGCACCTCCTCAAGGATATGAATCTAGTCATTGAGACGGCGCGATCGCAGCAGCTCTCAGTAGAGGCGATGGCAGGGGTGCAGCAAATTTTACAAACGGCGATCGAGCAAGGCTGGGCTGACAAAGACTATTCCGCAATATTCGCAGCGATTCATCATTCCCCGTCATCTAGCCGGGTGTAA
- the queC gene encoding 7-cyano-7-deazaguanine synthase QueC, translating to MPVKKAVVLLSGGLDSATSAAQAIADGYEVIALSLYYGQRHDRELQAARDLVAALNLSEHFILDVNLSQWGGSALTDRQIEIPTEGVQSDVIPSTYVPGRNTVFIAIALALAEAKQAEAIYLGINAVDYSGYPDCRPDYLAAFERLAQLSSKAGLEGHAPRLVAPLVLDSKVDIVHRAVKLGVPIAQTWSCYQGGSEPCGLCDSCRIRDKALIDAGYPDLATALGRQLNHQESR from the coding sequence GTGCCTGTGAAAAAAGCGGTGGTTCTCTTATCCGGTGGCTTAGATTCTGCAACTTCTGCGGCCCAAGCGATCGCCGATGGCTACGAAGTGATTGCCCTGTCGCTCTACTACGGTCAACGCCACGATCGCGAACTCCAAGCCGCCCGAGACCTTGTTGCAGCATTGAACCTGAGTGAACACTTTATTTTAGATGTGAATCTGTCCCAGTGGGGCGGATCAGCATTGACCGATCGGCAAATTGAGATTCCCACCGAAGGCGTCCAATCGGATGTGATTCCCTCCACCTATGTCCCCGGTCGCAATACGGTCTTCATCGCGATCGCCCTTGCTCTGGCAGAAGCCAAACAAGCAGAGGCGATTTACCTAGGCATTAATGCCGTGGATTATTCTGGCTATCCCGACTGTCGGCCCGACTATCTAGCGGCGTTTGAAAGATTAGCCCAACTGTCGTCTAAAGCAGGATTAGAAGGCCATGCCCCTCGGTTGGTAGCTCCATTAGTTCTAGACAGCAAAGTTGATATTGTGCATCGCGCCGTGAAATTGGGGGTTCCGATCGCTCAAACCTGGTCTTGCTACCAAGGGGGAAGCGAACCTTGCGGACTGTGTGACTCCTGCCGCATTCGTGACAAAGCCTTGATTGATGCAGGATATCCAGACCTGGCTACGGCATTGGGTCGTCAACTGAACCATCAGGAGTCGCGGTAG
- a CDS encoding 3'-5' exonuclease — protein MLSTDLLTFYRHIAQQDLTIVDLETTGYKPPQARVTEIAVIHANLKTGITFQQTSLMNSQTQIPEFIVQLTGIRQTMVDNAPLASELWPQYWPWLQPGILTCHNLEFDYAFLKAELRHCQIDFSKFKQERFCTLQLARLMLPDLPSRSLPDLVKHFGFTVGQSHRAAADALACWLLAQRLLTEILDTEDRVLLERFGQQWLPLAEVARILQCKPQAATLRLQQAGIEPRESSHRRTLLYPRSAVEALMEHSSI, from the coding sequence ATGCTATCCACCGATCTGCTTACCTTTTATCGCCACATTGCCCAGCAAGATTTGACGATCGTTGACCTGGAAACCACGGGTTATAAGCCGCCCCAAGCAAGGGTGACAGAAATTGCGGTAATTCATGCCAATCTCAAAACAGGCATCACCTTCCAGCAAACCAGTTTAATGAATAGCCAAACCCAGATTCCTGAGTTCATTGTCCAATTGACCGGCATTCGCCAAACGATGGTGGATAATGCCCCGCTCGCGAGCGAGCTATGGCCGCAGTATTGGCCGTGGCTCCAACCTGGAATTCTCACCTGCCATAATTTAGAGTTTGACTATGCATTTCTCAAAGCAGAGCTGCGCCATTGTCAAATTGATTTCTCTAAATTTAAGCAAGAGCGTTTTTGTACCCTGCAACTGGCGCGATTAATGCTGCCGGACTTGCCCTCGCGCAGCTTACCGGATTTAGTCAAACATTTTGGTTTTACGGTCGGTCAATCGCATCGGGCGGCAGCGGATGCCCTAGCTTGCTGGCTATTGGCCCAGCGACTGCTGACGGAGATCTTGGATACCGAGGATAGGGTTTTGCTCGAACGATTTGGGCAACAGTGGTTACCCCTCGCGGAAGTTGCGCGGATATTACAATGCAAACCCCAAGCGGCCACCCTGCGCTTGCAACAAGCCGGCATTGAACCTCGAGAATCGAGTCATCGTCGGACGTTACTCTACCCACGATCGGCGGTCGAGGCGCTCATGGAGCATTCCTCCATCTAG
- a CDS encoding DEAD/DEAH box helicase has translation MTTLSFQSLGLSEARVQFLEQQGFSNPTPIQAQAIPQLLAGRDVMGLAQTGTGKTAAFSLPILERIDPRNHAVQALILTPTRELAVQVCAAVRGFADDRRVRILPIYGGQSIDLQISRLQRGVQIVVGTPGRVIDLMNRGDLKLDQISWFVLDEADEMLNMGFIQDVEKILSQAPSERQTAFFSATMDPSIRKLVAKFLRSPVNVTIEQPKAAPSRINQVVYMVPRGWTKSRSLQPVLELEDPESAIIFVRTRKAAAELTSQLQAAGHSVDEYHGDLTQSQRERLLLRFKQRQVRWIVATDIAARGIHVDDLTHVINYDLPDSVDNYVHRIGRTGRAGKEGTALSLVHPLDKRKLRDIENHIRQKLDIRNVPTRAEIEAKHLEKLKTQLAEAVAGERMASFLPIVSQLSEEGYETHAIAAAALQLYYDKTRPNWMNASADPTPEELAADRPMRNGGGGSRRFRSDDRRGSGVRGRSDRGGDRRPRNNADRGNVPRPVLKK, from the coding sequence ATGACGACTCTTTCGTTTCAAAGCCTTGGACTCTCTGAAGCTCGCGTTCAATTTCTGGAGCAGCAGGGATTTTCAAACCCGACGCCCATTCAGGCTCAGGCGATTCCTCAACTGCTAGCCGGTCGCGATGTGATGGGATTAGCGCAAACGGGAACGGGTAAGACAGCGGCGTTTTCCCTGCCGATCCTGGAACGGATTGATCCCCGTAACCATGCTGTCCAAGCCTTGATTTTGACCCCTACCCGTGAACTTGCGGTGCAAGTCTGTGCCGCAGTCCGTGGCTTTGCAGACGATCGTCGGGTCCGGATTCTTCCCATCTACGGTGGTCAGTCGATCGATTTACAAATCTCTCGACTGCAACGGGGCGTGCAAATTGTGGTAGGTACGCCGGGTCGGGTCATTGACCTGATGAACCGGGGCGACCTAAAGCTCGATCAAATTAGCTGGTTCGTTCTGGACGAAGCAGACGAAATGCTGAACATGGGCTTTATTCAGGATGTGGAGAAAATCCTCAGCCAAGCCCCCAGCGAACGGCAAACCGCCTTCTTCTCTGCGACGATGGATCCTTCTATCCGCAAGCTAGTTGCGAAGTTCCTGCGCTCTCCGGTCAACGTGACGATCGAACAGCCCAAGGCTGCGCCCTCCCGGATTAATCAAGTGGTCTATATGGTGCCACGGGGTTGGACGAAGTCGCGATCGTTGCAGCCGGTGTTGGAATTGGAAGATCCAGAATCCGCAATCATCTTTGTCCGGACTCGGAAGGCGGCAGCAGAACTGACCAGCCAACTGCAAGCCGCAGGGCACAGCGTGGATGAGTACCATGGTGACCTGACCCAAAGCCAGCGGGAACGCCTCTTACTGCGGTTTAAGCAACGCCAAGTTCGTTGGATTGTCGCAACGGATATCGCAGCCCGTGGGATTCACGTCGATGACCTGACCCATGTTATCAACTACGATCTGCCGGACAGTGTAGATAACTACGTGCACCGGATTGGTCGGACGGGTCGGGCGGGTAAAGAAGGGACAGCTCTCTCCCTCGTCCATCCCCTCGATAAGCGGAAACTGCGCGACATTGAGAACCATATTCGCCAGAAGCTAGATATTCGCAATGTCCCCACCCGTGCGGAAATTGAGGCGAAGCATCTTGAAAAACTGAAAACCCAACTGGCGGAAGCCGTGGCGGGTGAGCGGATGGCTTCCTTCCTGCCGATCGTCTCCCAGTTGTCGGAAGAGGGTTACGAAACCCATGCGATCGCAGCTGCAGCCTTACAACTCTACTACGACAAGACCCGTCCTAACTGGATGAATGCGTCGGCAGATCCGACCCCGGAAGAATTGGCTGCTGATCGCCCAATGCGCAATGGGGGGGGTGGAAGCCGCCGTTTCCGCTCCGACGATCGACGTGGGAGTGGTGTCCGGGGACGTAGCGATCGCGGAGGCGATCGTCGGCCTAGAAACAATGCAGATCGCGGGAACGTACCCCGTCCTGTGTTGAAAAAATAA
- the rimO gene encoding 30S ribosomal protein S12 methylthiotransferase RimO: MGNKPTIAVSHLGCEKNRVDTEHMLGLLVQAGYHVDANEALADYVIVNTCSFIQAAREESVRTLVELAEANKKIVITGCMAQHFQDQLLEELPEAVALVGTGDYHKIVDVIHRAEAGERVKEVSLEPTYIADETTPRYRTTTEGVAYVRVAEGCDYGCAFCIIPHLRGKQRSRTIESIVAEVEALAAQGVQEAILISQITTNYGLDIYGEPKLAELLRALGKVDIPWIRMHYAYPTGLTPKVIEAIRETPNVLPYLDLPLQHSHPEVLRSMNRPWQGRVNDGIIERIKEAIPNAVMRTTFIVGFPGETDEHFEHLKQFVQRHEFDHVGVFTFSAEEGTPAYDLPNPVPQAVMDARRDELMQLQQPISLRRNRSEIGRVVDVLIEQENPETGELVGRSARFAPEVDGLVYVQGEASLGSLVPVRIDDADVYDLYGHIATAADLVSHQAVLAR; encoded by the coding sequence ATGGGCAATAAGCCAACGATCGCCGTTTCCCACTTGGGATGTGAAAAAAATCGAGTTGATACCGAACACATGTTGGGTCTGCTGGTTCAAGCGGGTTATCATGTGGATGCTAACGAAGCCTTAGCGGATTACGTTATTGTTAACACCTGTAGTTTCATCCAAGCGGCTCGGGAAGAGTCGGTTCGCACCTTGGTTGAACTTGCAGAAGCTAATAAAAAAATTGTGATTACGGGCTGCATGGCTCAACACTTCCAGGATCAGTTGTTGGAAGAATTGCCCGAGGCTGTCGCCCTAGTGGGTACTGGGGATTATCACAAGATTGTGGATGTGATTCATCGGGCTGAAGCAGGGGAGCGCGTCAAAGAGGTTTCCCTAGAGCCAACCTACATTGCCGATGAAACCACACCCCGTTATCGCACCACCACAGAGGGAGTTGCCTACGTACGGGTTGCGGAAGGTTGTGACTACGGATGCGCCTTTTGCATCATTCCCCACCTGCGCGGCAAACAACGTTCCCGAACCATTGAGTCGATCGTTGCAGAGGTGGAAGCTTTAGCAGCCCAAGGGGTGCAGGAAGCCATTCTCATTTCTCAGATCACAACCAACTATGGTCTGGATATCTATGGTGAACCGAAATTAGCGGAACTGCTGCGAGCCCTAGGGAAGGTAGACATCCCTTGGATTCGGATGCACTATGCCTACCCCACCGGGTTGACCCCCAAGGTGATTGAGGCCATTCGGGAAACCCCCAATGTGCTGCCCTATCTCGATTTGCCGCTGCAACATTCCCACCCGGAGGTTCTGCGATCGATGAATCGTCCCTGGCAAGGTCGAGTGAACGATGGCATTATCGAGCGTATCAAGGAAGCCATTCCCAACGCTGTCATGCGGACGACCTTTATCGTCGGCTTCCCTGGGGAAACGGATGAACACTTCGAGCATCTGAAGCAGTTTGTCCAACGCCACGAGTTTGATCACGTGGGTGTGTTTACTTTTTCTGCGGAAGAAGGGACGCCTGCCTACGACTTGCCGAATCCAGTGCCCCAAGCAGTGATGGATGCAAGGCGAGATGAGCTAATGCAACTGCAACAACCGATTTCCCTACGGCGCAACCGATCGGAAATTGGCCGAGTTGTAGATGTGTTGATTGAGCAAGAAAATCCTGAAACCGGAGAATTAGTGGGTCGATCGGCTCGCTTTGCTCCGGAAGTGGATGGTTTAGTGTACGTGCAGGGCGAGGCATCCCTAGGATCTCTAGTGCCTGTACGCATTGATGATGCAGATGTCTACGATCTCTATGGACATATTGCCACTGCCGCCGATTTGGTTTCGCACCAAGCCGTGCTGGCTCGGTAG